From Prosthecobacter sp., the proteins below share one genomic window:
- a CDS encoding alanine--tRNA ligase, which yields MSAVPTAAQIRQSFLDFFKSKDHTIVPSDNVGYTSRDGARIFTNAGMNQFVPIFLGERSADVDTWPGVLHKGLPTRAADTQKCIRAGGKHNDLEDVGLDTYHHTLFEMLGNWSFGDYFKKEAISWAWELIIEKWKFPPTRVFATIYQPGAGDPADRDQEAWDIWAEKFRGIGLDPDIHIVNGNKKDNFWMMGDTGPCGPCTEIHIDLTPGAPNLDEDRQRAGAKLVNGSDASCIEIWNNVFIQYNANPDGSFVPLPAKHVDTGMGFERVCSIIQGTKNFTDFENAKISNYDTDVFKPIFDELTKMCGKTYQSTLPKANAQGHVVPVTEQEKIDVAFRVIADHLRTLSFAIADGIQPGNSDRNYTLRRILRRAVKYGRTLEFKEPFFYKLVDVLAQHMGDVFPELRTKKEQVKAVLKLEEEAFNRTLDKGIEIFETIVGWRELLESVASVCLSPSKDDEEFSKWCVGVSHGIEGGDDASVRHEEGEFLIKVRNIGRSVELADDVPGSLAAARSKLSELAVTAKNLQHITSIPGASVFQLYDTFGFPLDLTELLARERGLTVDTKGFDELMEKQKAMAREAGKKNKQVVSVSEIETKAPTKFIGYDTLEADVRVLEVVSMKDKNAVVLDVSTCYAEMGGQVGDAGQLILGANTFPISATTKVGNTWLHFLEGDETPAVDSTVKLVVDAPRRHAIERHHTVTHILHWALHEVVSKDATQKGSSVTPDKLTFDFNSAALTAQQLADIERLVNERIVANDPVSWSEVPYVEAKANNGIMALFGEKYGDLVRVVQIGGQPHKLDGWSMELCGGTHTRGTGEIGLFRLVGESAVAAGVRRIEAIAGLEAYNAARADADLIKQLCGKVSAQGAHDIEKKLEALLEQQKTLEKNLKAAQQREASGRAKDLLSKAENNAIIVNLGDVDADYAVAVSDALKGSFNGIVVLATTGGGNVALIASVAKDHQAKVQAGKIIQTIAPIVGGKGGGKPDFARGGGKDVSKVDAALAEARRLIG from the coding sequence ATGTCCGCCGTCCCCACCGCCGCCCAGATCCGCCAGAGCTTCCTCGATTTCTTCAAATCGAAGGACCACACCATCGTCCCCAGTGACAACGTCGGCTACACCAGCCGCGACGGCGCGCGCATCTTCACGAACGCGGGCATGAACCAGTTCGTGCCCATCTTCCTCGGCGAGCGCAGCGCGGATGTGGATACCTGGCCGGGCGTGCTGCACAAAGGCCTGCCCACACGCGCGGCGGACACGCAGAAGTGCATCCGCGCCGGCGGCAAGCACAACGACCTCGAAGACGTCGGCCTCGACACCTACCACCACACGCTCTTCGAGATGCTCGGCAACTGGTCCTTCGGCGACTACTTCAAGAAGGAAGCCATCTCCTGGGCTTGGGAACTCATCATCGAGAAGTGGAAGTTCCCGCCGACACGCGTGTTCGCCACCATCTACCAGCCCGGCGCTGGCGACCCCGCCGACCGCGATCAGGAAGCCTGGGACATCTGGGCCGAGAAGTTCCGCGGCATCGGCCTCGATCCCGACATCCACATCGTCAACGGCAACAAGAAGGACAACTTCTGGATGATGGGCGACACCGGCCCCTGCGGCCCCTGCACCGAGATCCACATCGACCTCACGCCCGGCGCCCCGAACCTCGACGAAGACCGCCAGCGCGCCGGAGCCAAGCTCGTCAACGGCAGCGACGCGAGCTGCATCGAGATCTGGAACAACGTCTTCATTCAATACAACGCGAACCCCGATGGCTCGTTCGTCCCGCTGCCCGCGAAGCATGTGGACACCGGCATGGGCTTCGAGCGCGTGTGCTCCATCATCCAAGGCACGAAGAACTTCACCGACTTCGAGAACGCCAAGATCAGCAACTACGACACCGACGTCTTCAAACCCATCTTCGACGAGCTGACGAAGATGTGCGGCAAGACCTACCAAAGCACGCTGCCGAAAGCCAACGCCCAGGGCCACGTCGTGCCCGTGACCGAGCAGGAGAAAATCGACGTCGCCTTCCGCGTCATCGCCGACCACCTGCGCACGCTCAGCTTTGCCATCGCCGACGGCATCCAGCCCGGCAACTCCGACCGCAACTACACGCTGCGTCGTATCCTCCGCCGCGCCGTGAAGTATGGCCGCACGCTCGAGTTCAAAGAGCCGTTCTTCTACAAGCTCGTCGATGTCCTCGCCCAGCACATGGGCGATGTGTTCCCCGAACTGCGCACCAAGAAGGAGCAGGTCAAAGCCGTGCTCAAGCTGGAGGAGGAAGCGTTCAATCGGACGTTGGATAAGGGCATTGAAATCTTTGAAACGATCGTTGGCTGGCGTGAGTTGTTGGAGAGCGTGGCATCTGTCTGTTTGTCGCCATCCAAGGACGATGAAGAGTTTTCAAAATGGTGCGTTGGAGTGAGTCACGGCATCGAAGGCGGAGATGATGCATCCGTGCGTCATGAAGAAGGAGAGTTCTTGATTAAAGTAAGGAACATAGGTCGGTCTGTTGAATTGGCAGATGATGTTCCGGGATCGTTGGCCGCAGCTAGATCGAAGCTATCAGAGCTCGCCGTGACTGCGAAAAATCTGCAGCACATTACGTCCATTCCAGGTGCCTCAGTGTTCCAGCTTTACGACACCTTTGGCTTCCCTCTCGACCTCACTGAGCTTCTCGCCCGCGAACGCGGCCTCACCGTGGACACCAAAGGCTTCGATGAGCTGATGGAAAAACAAAAGGCGATGGCTCGCGAGGCTGGCAAGAAGAACAAGCAAGTCGTCTCCGTCAGCGAGATCGAAACCAAGGCCCCGACCAAGTTCATCGGTTACGACACGCTCGAAGCCGACGTGCGCGTGTTGGAAGTCGTCTCGATGAAGGACAAAAACGCCGTCGTGCTCGATGTCTCCACCTGCTACGCCGAGATGGGCGGACAGGTTGGCGATGCGGGTCAGTTGATCCTCGGCGCGAACACCTTCCCGATCAGCGCCACCACCAAGGTCGGCAACACCTGGCTGCACTTCCTCGAAGGCGATGAGACACCCGCCGTGGACTCCACCGTGAAGCTCGTCGTCGATGCGCCGCGTCGTCACGCTATTGAGCGTCATCACACCGTCACGCACATCCTGCATTGGGCGCTGCATGAAGTTGTGAGCAAGGACGCCACGCAGAAAGGCTCCAGCGTCACGCCTGACAAGCTCACCTTCGACTTCAACAGCGCCGCGCTCACCGCGCAGCAGCTTGCCGACATCGAGCGCCTCGTGAATGAACGCATCGTCGCCAACGACCCCGTTTCCTGGAGCGAAGTGCCCTACGTCGAAGCCAAGGCCAACAACGGCATCATGGCCCTCTTCGGCGAGAAGTATGGCGACCTCGTCCGCGTCGTGCAGATCGGCGGTCAGCCCCACAAGCTCGATGGTTGGAGCATGGAACTCTGCGGCGGCACCCACACGCGCGGCACCGGCGAGATCGGCCTCTTCCGCCTCGTCGGCGAAAGCGCCGTCGCCGCTGGCGTGCGCCGCATCGAAGCCATCGCCGGCCTCGAAGCCTACAACGCCGCCCGCGCCGATGCTGACCTCATCAAGCAACTCTGCGGCAAAGTCAGCGCCCAAGGAGCACACGACATCGAGAAGAAGCTCGAAGCCTTGCTCGAACAGCAGAAGACGCTGGAGAAGAACCTCAAAGCCGCGCAGCAACGCGAAGCCTCCGGCCGCGCCAAAGACCTCCTCAGCAAAGCCGAGAACAACGCCATCATCGTGAACCTCGGCGATGTCGATGCCGACTACGCCGTGGCCGTGAGCGATGCCTTGAAAGGCAGCTTCAACGGCATCGTCGTCCTCGCCACCACCGGCGGTGGCAACGTCGCGCTGATTGCTTCGGTCGCCAAAGACCATCAAGCCAAGGTCCAGGCCGGCAAGATCATCCAAACCATCGCCCCCATTGTCGGTGGCAAAGGCGGCGGCAAGCCCGACTTTGCACGTGGCGGTGGCAAGGATGTCTCCAAGGTCGATGCGGCTCTAGCAGAGGCCCGGAGGCTGATCGGGTAA
- a CDS encoding sulfatase, protein MKPLLFLLTLVFATISLADRPNIVLVLADDLGYGDLACFGAKDVQTPNLDRFASEGLRFTSCYAGHANCSPSRTALMTGRTPTRVGVRNWIPEDSPVHVRRSEITIAKLLQQSGYTTCHSGKWHMNGEFNKPTQPQPGDHGFDHWFSTQNNAYPSHRNPDNFVRNGKEVGKLEGYAAHHVADEALRWLDARDKAKPFFLYVCFHEPHEPIASDAKYTALYPHDDPAYSAHHGNITQMDDAFGRVMKKLDESGLRDNTLVLFTSDNGPAITAQHPYGSSGPLRDKKGSMWEGGIRVPGILRWPGKTKPGTTSDEPICHVDFLPTACAITGITPPGDRVLDGANWLPVLEGGQVERKTPLYWHFNRASGEPKVAMRVGDWKILAMLDKTPPPRSNDITEQEERDFKEAALKNFMLFNLRADIGEKNDLAASESAKLTEMKALLETKYAEVRAESPMWPVWTFTGSEGKKIEWPDYVKKKKAAPAKKQP, encoded by the coding sequence ATGAAACCGTTGCTCTTTCTCCTCACACTGGTCTTTGCCACAATCTCGCTCGCGGACCGGCCCAACATCGTGCTCGTGCTGGCGGATGACCTCGGTTATGGCGATCTGGCGTGTTTTGGCGCGAAGGATGTGCAGACGCCAAACCTCGACCGTTTTGCCAGTGAAGGGCTGCGCTTCACGAGCTGCTACGCGGGTCATGCGAACTGCTCGCCCTCACGCACGGCACTCATGACGGGCCGCACGCCGACGCGCGTGGGCGTGCGCAACTGGATTCCCGAAGACTCGCCTGTGCATGTGAGGCGCAGCGAGATCACCATTGCCAAACTGCTGCAACAGTCCGGCTACACGACCTGCCACAGCGGCAAGTGGCACATGAACGGTGAATTCAACAAGCCCACGCAGCCGCAGCCGGGCGATCACGGTTTCGATCATTGGTTCTCCACGCAGAACAACGCGTATCCGAGCCATCGCAATCCCGACAACTTCGTGCGCAACGGCAAGGAGGTGGGCAAACTCGAAGGCTATGCCGCGCATCATGTGGCGGATGAGGCGCTGCGCTGGCTGGATGCACGTGACAAGGCGAAACCGTTCTTCCTCTACGTCTGCTTTCATGAGCCGCACGAACCCATCGCCTCCGATGCGAAGTACACCGCGCTTTATCCACACGACGATCCCGCCTACAGCGCGCACCACGGCAACATCACGCAGATGGACGATGCCTTTGGCCGCGTGATGAAGAAGCTCGATGAATCCGGGCTGCGTGATAACACGCTGGTGCTCTTCACCAGTGACAACGGTCCCGCGATCACCGCGCAGCACCCTTACGGCTCCTCCGGGCCATTGCGTGACAAAAAGGGGTCCATGTGGGAGGGGGGCATCCGCGTGCCGGGCATTCTGCGCTGGCCGGGCAAAACCAAACCGGGCACGACAAGCGACGAACCAATCTGCCACGTCGATTTTCTGCCGACCGCCTGCGCCATCACCGGCATCACACCACCAGGTGATCGCGTGCTCGACGGCGCCAACTGGCTGCCGGTGCTGGAAGGCGGCCAGGTGGAACGCAAAACGCCGCTCTACTGGCATTTCAACCGCGCCTCGGGTGAGCCAAAAGTTGCCATGCGCGTCGGTGATTGGAAAATCCTCGCCATGCTCGACAAAACGCCGCCGCCACGCAGCAACGACATCACCGAGCAGGAGGAACGCGATTTCAAAGAGGCGGCGCTCAAAAATTTCATGCTCTTCAACCTGCGCGCCGACATCGGCGAGAAGAACGATCTCGCCGCGAGCGAGTCCGCGAAACTCACCGAGATGAAAGCCCTGCTGGAAACCAAATACGCCGAAGTTCGAGCCGAGTCACCGATGTGGCCCGTGTGGACGTTTACCGGCAGCGAGGGGAAGAAGATCGAATGGCCGGACTATGTGAAAAAGAAGAAGGCTGCCCCGGCAAAGAAGCAGCCTTGA
- a CDS encoding type II secretion system protein, with the protein MKLNGRTIVAAKNSITKVLGMQTAPHQGSKSGRSASGFSLVELLMAIMIIGIMFSLAMMAFGGVRQGAVDVRDKRNAQEIAGVAAAALAAGADFIVEGDEKATIENLREGYTPTHGIFKGRIFKAPFMHDPEVKGAMRFLALNDSGLQYRLDGSGSP; encoded by the coding sequence ATGAAACTGAATGGTCGAACTATTGTGGCGGCCAAGAATTCCATTACAAAGGTTCTTGGCATGCAAACCGCACCCCATCAGGGCTCCAAGTCTGGCAGGTCCGCCTCTGGATTCAGCCTGGTGGAGCTGCTGATGGCCATCATGATCATCGGCATCATGTTCAGCCTTGCGATGATGGCTTTTGGCGGTGTCCGTCAAGGTGCTGTAGATGTGCGGGACAAGCGAAACGCCCAAGAAATCGCCGGTGTGGCCGCCGCCGCCCTCGCCGCTGGGGCTGACTTCATTGTCGAAGGTGATGAGAAGGCCACCATTGAAAACCTCCGCGAAGGCTACACGCCGACCCATGGCATCTTCAAGGGCCGCATCTTCAAAGCCCCCTTTATGCACGATCCAGAAGTTAAAGGAGCGATGCGGTTCCTGGCCCTGAACGACTCCGGATTGCAGTATCGCCTGGATGGCAGCGGCAGCCCGTGA
- a CDS encoding pseudouridine synthase, producing MRRLDQLLASLGYCSRREAMAFVKEGRVKLGGVVVKRSDQRVDSALITVDDQPLEAPEGLLAMLHKPVGYACTHSQDEGPNIYELLPAHWPDRNPAVTSVGRLDKDTSGLLLVTDIGSLVHRFTSPKAEVEKVYLAELDRELDPHLVDIFAKGDLMLRGEDKPCLPAKLEIVSSKTARLTITEGRYHQVRRMFASQGWHVEELHRERFGPYELGDLTEGEWRMIPVEQASR from the coding sequence ATGCGCCGTCTCGACCAACTGCTCGCCTCCCTCGGTTACTGTTCACGTCGCGAGGCCATGGCGTTCGTCAAAGAAGGCCGGGTGAAGCTGGGTGGCGTGGTTGTGAAGCGCTCGGATCAACGCGTCGATTCAGCGCTCATCACAGTCGATGACCAGCCGCTCGAAGCGCCGGAGGGATTGCTGGCCATGCTGCACAAGCCGGTGGGTTATGCCTGCACGCACAGTCAGGATGAAGGGCCAAATATTTATGAGCTGCTTCCCGCTCACTGGCCGGATCGCAACCCTGCGGTGACGAGCGTGGGGCGACTGGACAAGGACACGAGCGGCCTGCTGCTCGTCACCGACATCGGCAGCCTCGTGCATCGTTTCACCTCGCCAAAAGCGGAGGTGGAGAAGGTCTATCTCGCCGAACTCGACCGCGAGCTCGATCCACACCTTGTGGACATCTTTGCCAAGGGCGATCTCATGCTGCGTGGCGAGGACAAGCCGTGCCTGCCCGCCAAACTCGAGATTGTTTCATCGAAAACCGCCCGTCTCACGATCACGGAAGGCCGTTATCATCAGGTGCGGCGCATGTTCGCCAGCCAGGGCTGGCATGTGGAGGAGCTGCATCGCGAACGCTTTGGTCCGTATGAACTGGGCGATCTCACCGAAGGCGAGTGGCGGATGATTCCGGTGGAACAAGCGTCACGCTGA
- a CDS encoding DUF1553 domain-containing protein: protein MIRPLITLAIVSSALAEPASRPISFSKEIRPILSENCYFCHGPDEKKREAGLRLDDETSSKKSNDGVIAVVPGNPDKSALIERIVSKDPDEVMPPPKQHKTISPVQVALLKEWIKQGAKWGKHWSYEKVVRPQVPAGAKNPVDAFLVQRLTQEGLKFSPEADVATLIRRVALDLTGLPPTLEELNTLAKQSHDKIVAHYLNKPAYGEHWARQWLDLARYADSSGYPSDQPREIWAYRDWVIRALNTNMPFDQFTIEQNAGDLLPKPTDDQLIATAFHRNTMTQNEGGTDDEEFRNAAVIDRVNTTFAVWMGTTMACAQCHTHKYDPITINEYFQFYAFLNQSADSDKKDEVPLHSFDTPELKQQRERLKNEIDTLEKKFTTPEAAWLAGLAAWDTGFARDLGWQTPKPVKATAKMNEAATIRDDGSVLIAKNSDTNIYTVEVPATGDKLSALRLETIPATGFGNFVITDLKAEVVPPATKAAPSARYVRIELPGDKKTLQLAEVQAFSGKDNIALKGVATQSSLYTDAAAKRANDGNTEGNYAKGSVAHTSGSDNDPWWEVDLKAAQAIDRIVVWNRTDGSVGKRLDGFHVVLLDDKRQIVWKSASTPGPDKDKTFAVAGPVPVSFTTAIADYEQTGFTAASVLKSKDKTNQGWGIGGATDKPHALTLLAPSPVVVPPGSTLRVTIAHNSEFKQHTLGSFRLGFTGDARVQQVTKVPQNIIAALVAQAKRTPEQQKAVTDYYVRNVAKESATERTRVAAANKELAAIKPLTVPIMRDLDPKQRRVTKIQLRGNWQALDAEVSEATPAVFNPLPANAPRNRLTMAQWLVSRDNPLTARVTVNRLWESIFGTGIVRSSEEFGSQGDLPFHPELLDWLAAELMDSGWDIKHMLKLMLTSEAYRQSSKSTPELNDRDPDNRLLARGPRFRPTGELLRDQALAVSGLLSEKMFGVPVRPVTPNMGLSTAFGRSNDWEVSKGEDAHRRSLYTEVRRNSPYASFTTFDAGNREVCMIRRSRTNTPLQAFVTLNDPVFIETHQAMARRIVREAKSTSERLIHLFKLCLSREPIAHEVTALTQLHAESLAAYQKDPAAAAKMATEPLGPAEAGSDIAELAAWTAVANVVMNLDEFLMRR from the coding sequence GTGATTCGCCCACTCATCACTCTCGCCATCGTTTCGTCCGCCCTCGCGGAGCCTGCTTCGCGTCCCATCAGCTTCTCCAAGGAAATCCGCCCGATTTTGTCGGAGAATTGTTACTTCTGCCACGGCCCGGATGAAAAGAAGCGCGAGGCTGGCCTGCGCCTTGATGACGAAACGAGCTCCAAGAAGAGCAACGACGGCGTCATCGCCGTGGTGCCGGGAAACCCCGACAAAAGCGCCCTCATCGAGCGCATCGTGTCGAAAGACCCCGACGAGGTCATGCCGCCGCCGAAGCAGCACAAGACGATCTCGCCCGTGCAGGTCGCCTTGCTCAAAGAATGGATCAAACAAGGCGCGAAGTGGGGGAAGCATTGGAGCTATGAAAAGGTCGTGCGCCCCCAAGTGCCAGCAGGTGCGAAGAATCCGGTGGATGCTTTCCTCGTGCAGCGACTGACCCAAGAAGGACTGAAGTTTTCGCCGGAAGCCGATGTGGCAACGCTGATCCGCCGCGTGGCGCTCGATTTGACCGGCCTGCCGCCGACTCTCGAAGAACTCAACACACTAGCCAAACAGTCGCACGACAAGATCGTCGCTCACTACCTCAACAAACCCGCCTACGGCGAGCACTGGGCCCGCCAGTGGCTCGATCTCGCGCGTTACGCCGACAGCTCCGGCTACCCGAGCGATCAGCCGCGTGAGATCTGGGCCTACCGCGATTGGGTGATCCGCGCGCTTAACACGAACATGCCCTTCGACCAGTTCACCATCGAGCAAAACGCCGGCGATTTGCTGCCGAAACCGACGGATGACCAGCTCATTGCCACCGCGTTTCATCGCAACACGATGACGCAGAACGAAGGCGGCACCGACGACGAGGAATTCCGCAACGCGGCGGTCATCGACCGCGTGAACACGACCTTCGCCGTCTGGATGGGCACCACGATGGCCTGCGCGCAGTGCCATACGCACAAATACGACCCCATCACCATCAACGAGTACTTCCAGTTCTACGCCTTCCTCAACCAAAGCGCCGACAGCGACAAAAAAGACGAGGTGCCGCTGCACAGCTTCGACACGCCGGAGCTGAAACAACAACGCGAGCGCCTCAAAAACGAGATCGACACGCTGGAGAAAAAATTCACGACACCCGAGGCCGCATGGCTCGCCGGACTCGCGGCTTGGGACACCGGCTTCGCCCGCGATCTCGGCTGGCAAACGCCAAAGCCCGTCAAAGCGACCGCGAAGATGAATGAAGCCGCCACCATTCGCGACGACGGCTCAGTTTTGATCGCGAAGAACAGCGACACGAACATCTACACCGTCGAAGTCCCTGCCACCGGCGATAAACTCAGCGCGCTGCGGCTCGAAACTATTCCCGCCACCGGTTTCGGCAACTTCGTCATCACCGATCTCAAAGCCGAAGTCGTTCCGCCGGCCACCAAGGCCGCGCCGAGTGCGCGCTATGTGCGCATCGAGCTGCCAGGCGACAAGAAGACGCTGCAACTCGCTGAAGTGCAGGCGTTCAGCGGCAAAGACAATATCGCGCTCAAAGGCGTGGCGACGCAGAGCAGCCTGTACACCGATGCCGCCGCGAAACGCGCCAATGATGGCAACACCGAGGGCAACTACGCCAAAGGCAGCGTCGCGCATACCTCCGGCAGCGACAACGATCCGTGGTGGGAAGTCGATCTGAAGGCCGCGCAGGCGATTGATCGCATCGTCGTGTGGAATCGCACCGATGGCAGCGTCGGCAAGCGTCTCGATGGCTTTCACGTCGTGCTGCTCGATGACAAACGCCAGATCGTGTGGAAAAGTGCAAGCACCCCCGGTCCGGACAAAGACAAGACTTTCGCCGTCGCTGGTCCCGTGCCCGTGAGCTTCACCACGGCGATTGCGGACTATGAGCAGACTGGATTCACCGCAGCGTCGGTGTTGAAGTCGAAGGACAAGACCAACCAAGGCTGGGGCATCGGCGGAGCCACCGACAAGCCGCACGCGCTCACCTTGCTCGCGCCTTCGCCCGTTGTGGTGCCGCCTGGATCGACGCTGCGTGTGACCATCGCGCACAACAGCGAGTTCAAACAGCACACCCTCGGCAGCTTCCGCCTCGGTTTCACTGGCGATGCCCGCGTGCAACAGGTCACCAAGGTGCCGCAGAACATCATCGCTGCACTCGTCGCGCAGGCCAAACGCACACCCGAGCAGCAAAAAGCCGTCACGGATTACTATGTGCGCAACGTCGCCAAAGAATCTGCTACTGAGCGCACACGCGTCGCCGCTGCAAACAAGGAGCTCGCCGCGATCAAGCCGCTGACCGTGCCGATCATGCGCGATCTCGATCCGAAGCAGCGCCGCGTCACCAAAATCCAACTTCGCGGCAACTGGCAGGCTCTCGACGCCGAGGTCAGCGAGGCCACGCCCGCCGTTTTCAATCCGCTGCCCGCCAACGCGCCGCGCAATCGACTCACGATGGCACAGTGGCTCGTGAGCCGCGACAACCCGCTCACCGCCCGCGTCACGGTGAACCGCCTGTGGGAAAGCATCTTCGGCACCGGCATCGTGCGCAGCAGCGAGGAGTTCGGCAGCCAGGGCGATCTGCCCTTCCATCCCGAATTGCTCGACTGGCTCGCCGCCGAGTTGATGGACAGCGGCTGGGACATCAAGCACATGCTCAAGCTGATGCTCACGAGTGAGGCGTATCGCCAAAGCTCCAAATCCACGCCCGAACTCAACGACCGCGATCCCGACAACCGCCTGCTCGCCCGCGGCCCGCGCTTCCGTCCCACCGGCGAACTGCTGCGCGATCAAGCGCTCGCTGTGAGCGGCCTGCTCAGCGAAAAAATGTTCGGAGTGCCCGTGCGTCCCGTCACACCCAATATGGGCCTCAGCACCGCCTTTGGCCGCAGCAACGATTGGGAAGTCAGCAAAGGCGAGGACGCCCACCGCCGCAGCCTCTACACCGAAGTGCGGCGCAATTCGCCCTACGCTAGCTTCACCACCTTCGACGCCGGCAACCGCGAGGTCTGCATGATCCGCCGCAGCCGCACGAACACGCCGCTGCAGGCCTTCGTGACGCTGAACGACCCCGTCTTCATCGAAACACATCAGGCCATGGCGCGGCGGATTGTGCGTGAGGCCAAATCCACGTCGGAACGCCTCATCCACCTCTTCAAACTCTGCCTCAGCCGCGAACCCATCGCACATGAAGTCACCGCGCTGACGCAACTGCACGCCGAGAGCCTTGCCGCGTATCAAAAAGACCCCGCCGCCGCGGCGAAGATGGCCACCGAGCCGCTTGGACCTGCCGAAGCTGGCTCTGACATCGCCGAACTCGCCGCCTGGACCGCCGTGGCGAATG